The DNA window TAAATTATCTGGAAGAGGAGAAAAAAAATATGTGGAACCCGGAACATGAAATGATGGATAGAGAAAAACTCGATTTGTTGCAGTACATTCGCCTCAAAAATACCCTTGAAAGAGTCTACCGGCTGGTTCCCCATTACAGGAAATCTTTCGACAGCAAGGGCCTGGAACCGGGTGATGTTCGTCAGCTGGAAGACATCGCCATCCTCCCCTTTACACACAAGGATGACCTGCGGGAGCATTACCCTTTCGGGCTGTTTGCCACGGATTTCAACGAAGTGGTGCGCATTCATTCCTCGTCCGGCACGACAGGAATTCCCGTCGTGGCCGGTTATACCAGGCATGATCTCGATATCTGGACAGAGCTGATGGCACGCACGCTGGTCAGTGCCGGTGGCAACAAAAATTCCGTCATCCATATTGCGTATGGATATGGCCTTTTCACCGGCGGTCTGGGAGTACATTACGGGGCCGAGAAAATCGGGGCCACGGTCGTCCCTATCTCCGGCGGACAGACAAAGCGTCAGGTGCGCATGATGAAGGATCTGGGAACAACATTGCTGGCCTGTACCCCCTCTTACGCCCTCAACATCGCTGAAACCATTACCGAGATGAATATAGAACCCGAAGAATTGAATCTTGAATCCGGTCTTTTCGGTGCCGAGCCATGGTCCAACAGTATGAGGGAATTGCTGGAACAAAAATTGCATATTGATGCCTATGATATCTATGGTTTGAGCGAAATTATCGGACCGGGCGTATCCAGTGAATGTTATGTCCAGGATGGCCTGCACATCCATGAAGACCATTTTATTCCTGAAATAATAGATCCTCTCACCGGTGAAGTCCTTCCCGATGGTACCACGGGCGAACTTGTTCTCACCACCATCACGAAGGAAGCCCTGCCCATGATCAGATACCGAACCGGTGATATCACCTCGATAAATCGGCGGGTCTGTGTCTGCGGGCGTACCCATGCGCGGATGTCCAAGATCGCCGGAAGAACCGATGATATGATCATCGTAAGGGGTGTGAATGTCTTTCCCTCGCAAGTAGAAAGCATTTTGTTGGATATCGGCCAGACGGAACCCCATTATCAGCTCATCGTTGATCGGGTCGGTGCTCTGGATACCCTTGAAGTCCAGGTGGAAGTTTCCCAACAGCTTTTTTCCGACAAGGTCAGGGGCCTGGAGGAACTGGAAGCCGTGATCAGCGGGGAAATAAACAACCTGCTCGGCATCACGGCAAAGATCAAGCTTGTCGAACCAAAGACCATTCACCGCAGTGAAGGAAAAGCGCAGCGCGTGATAGACCGCAGGGTTTTCAAGTGATTGACGTGCGTTTCACCAAACCAAATTACAGGAGGAATTCAAATGATCAAGCAGATATCAATTTTTCTGGAGAACAAATGTGGGCGGCTGGTAAAAGTAACGCAGGTCCTGGGAGAACACAAGATCAACATCCGTGCCCTTACAATCGCCGACACCTCGGACTTCGGTATATTGCGTATCATCGTCGATGATCCGGACAGAGCACTCGAAGTGTTGAAAAAAGAAGGTTTTATCGTTACCGTTACAGAAGTGGTCGCCATCGAAGTTCCCGATCATCCCGGCGGCCTGGCCCGGATTCTCGAATATCTTGAGGGAGAAAAGATAAACATCGAATACCTTTATTCCTTTGTGGAAAAACCTGCCCAGGATGCGCTGATCCTGATGCGTCTCGAGGATGCGCAGAAAGCGGTAAAGATCCTCAGGGAAAAGAACGTCAACGTTCTGGACGGCAAGCGAATCTATTCCCTTTGAGGCAGACCAAACAATTCATGCAGATGGGAGTTGAACACACATGCAGAAGTGGCAAGAAAACGATTATATTTCAGCGGCCGACCTTCTGGCACTGCAGGAACATAAACTCTCTGCCATCGTAAAACACGCTTCCCGAAGCCCGTTTTACAAAGAATATTTCAAAAAAGAAGGTATCGATCCAAAGAAGATAAAGAAGATCGATGACCTGAAATCACTGCCTTTTACCACCAAGGCTGACCTGCGCAAAAGCTATCCCTATGGAATGGCCGCCGTCCCCATGGACAGGATAGTGCGCATTCATGCCTCCTCCGGTACCACGGGCAAGCCCATCGTGATGGGATATACGAAGGGCGATGTCGCCTCCTGGGCAGAAACGGTGGCCCGCATATGCGTGATGGCCGGCGTCACACCCGCAGATACAGTCCAGATTTCTTTTGGTTACGGACTGTTTACCGGGGGCTTCGGGCTTCATTATGGCCTGGAAAAACTGGGAGCCATGGTGGTCCCTTTTTCCAGTGGCAATACCGAAAGACAGCTCATGCTGATGAAAGACTTCCGCACCACTGCTCTTGTCAGCACACCCTCTTTTGCCCTCTACATGGCCGAGGTGGCCCTGGAAAAAGGGATAGAACCGTCCAGTCTTGGCCTGCGCCTGGGACTCTTCGGCGGTGAACTCTGTTCCGACCTGATCAGGGAAGAAATTCAACGAAAATGGAAAATCAGAGCCACTTCCAACTACGGCCTTACCGAGGTGGGTGGCCCCGGAGTTTCCGGTGAATGTGAAGAGCTCGATGGGATGCATATTCTTGAAGATTGTTTCTTGGCCGAAATCATAGACCCCGAGACGGGACTTTCACTTCCCGACGGGGAGGCAGGGGAACTGGTACTCACCCCTCTTTTCAAAAAAGGATTCCCCGTAATACGTTACCGCACCGGGGATATAACCCGCTTTATCACCGAACCGTGCAAATGCGGCCGTTCCTTGAAAAGGATGGGTCACATCACCGGCCGCACAGATGATATGATTATCTTCAAGGGAGTAAATATCTTCCCCTCGCAGATCGAGGAGGTACTGGCCACGTTCAACGAGGTGTCGTCACATTATCGCCTGATAGTATACAGGGACAAAGATATCAACAGGGATCTGGAAGTTCAGGTGGAACTGGCGCCGGAAGGGTTTTCAGATAGTTTCCGCGTGATGGAGCTTCTGGAAAACAATATCCGCTCCAGCCTCCGTTCCTCTCTATCCGTCTCCCCCCGAGTCAAGTTGATGGATCCAAAAACATTGCAGCGTACAACCGGCAAGAGCCAACGTGTCTTTGTAGTTGAAGGAGATGAAACACTTCCATGACCGGAGAGATCATGACGGGAAATGAAGCTATTGCCAGAGGTGCCTTTGAAGCCGGTGTCACCGTGGGCACTGCATACCCCGGAACCCCCAGCACGGAAATACTGGAAAGCCTGGCCCGCTATCCAGGGATTGAATGTAACTGGTCCGCGAACGAAAAAGTGGCGCTGGAAGTGGCCATCGGTGCTTCCCTTGAAGGAGCAAGGGTCCTCGCTGCCATGAAACATGTAGGTGTCAACGTCGCCGCGGATCCTCTTCTGACCCTTTCCTATATCGGTGTCGGTGGCGGCCTGGTCCTGGTTAGCGCGGATGACCCCGGAATGCACAGTTCACAAAATGAACAGGATAACCGACACTATGCCCGTTTTGCCAAAATACCGCTGCTGGAACCCTCCGACAGTCAGGAAGCAAAAAATTTCGTGATCGCTGCCATGGACATAAGTGAGGAATATGACACCCCGGTGATGCTCAGAACAACCACGCGCATCTCCCATTCCCGCACCGTGGTGAAACTTGGTGAACGGACAACAACGGGAAATAGGAAATATCAAAAAAAGCCGGCCAAGCACGTGATGCTTCCCGGTTTTGCACGCCAGAGGCATCCTTTCGTTGAAAAACGGCTTCTTGCCCTGGCGAACGAGGCAGAAAAATCACCTTTCAACCGTATAGAAACAGGCACCAGCAATGAAATAGGCATCATCTGTTCTGGAATAGTCTATCAGTACGTCAAGGAAGCCTTTCCTTCCTTTCCGGTACTGAAACTGGGGTTTACCTTCCCCCTTCCTGTAAAGTTGATCGAGAAATTTTGCAGCGAGGTGGAAAAAATACTGGTGATCGAGGAACTTGATCCTTTCATGGCGGAACAGATCAAAGCACATGGCATCCGTATATCGGGATATTCCCTTTTTGCGCCGATCGGCGAACTGAGCCCGGAAATCATCCATGATAGAATTTCCCGTTTTCAAAAAAATGTCAATCCTGCTTCCGCCGAAGCCCCCCCGGAAAAAACAATCCCCCAGCGTCCACCGATACTCTGCCCGGGTTGTTCGCATCGTGGAATCTTCTATACTTTAAAAAAGTTGAAATTGCGTATTGTCGGCGACATAGGTTGTTATACCCTTGCCGCCCTCTATCCCCTTCAAGCCATGGATACCTGCGTATGCATGGGAGCCAGCATCGGGATGGCCCTCGGGATGGAAAAAGCCAACCCCCGAACATCCATGCAGACAGTGGCTGTTATAGGCGATTCAACATTCCTGCACTCGGGAATTACCCCCCTCATAGATGCCGTTTACAATGACTCTTCGATAACCGTGATCATCCTTGACAATAGCACCACCGGAATGACCGGCCATCAGGAACATCCGGGTACAGGGACAACCTTGCAGGGGAAAAAAAACAAAGCCGTGAATATTGCCGCCCTCTGCCGCGGCCTGGGAATAGAAAGGGTTGTGGAGACGGATACCTCCGATCTGGACACACTGCGCCGGATAATTGAAAAAGAAGTAGCAAGCAGGGAACTTTCCGTGATAGTCTATCGGCGGCCATGCATTCTGAAAAGCAGAACTTCCTCCGACCCTTTGCACATAGATCCCGAAAAATGCAATGGTTGCAAAGCCTGCTTGCAGCCAGGCTGCCCTTCTATACGTTTTCTGGACGGGAAAGCCCTTATCGATCCTGGCACATGCACAGGTTGCGGCCTCTGCCGACAACTTTGCAAGAGAGATGCTATCGGAATACGGAAGAAAGGTGGGAACCGGGGACATGAAAAAGATTGATATTCTGGTCGTCGGTGTCGGGGGCCAGGGAACCATCCTCACCGGAAAGATTATCTCACAAGTGGCCCTCCATGAGGGTATGGACGTAAAAACTGCTGAAACATATGGTATGGCACAACGGGGAGGCAGTGTCGTCACCCATGTGCGGATCGCCAGCAGGGTCTATTCACCGCTGATTCCCGCCGGAAGTGTGGACTACCTGCTAGCCTTTGAACAACTGGAGGCCCTGCGCTATCTTCATCTCCTGCGCCCCGACACCACGTTGATCATAAACACCCAGGCGTTGGCTCCGCCATCCGTTCTTGCCGGGCGGGAACTCTATCCGGAAAACATTCCGGAAAAAATTGAAGACCGTTTTCCCCAGGCTTGCTTTGTCAACGGGCTACAGGAAGAATCGGTCAAGGAAAACAAGAGGGTCTTGAACGTCTTCCTGGTTGGCATCCTTGCCAGCATGCTCCCCTTTTCTGCAGAAAGTTGGAAAAATGCTCTTGGGGACACTGTCCCGGCAAATTTTCTGCCCATGAATACGGATGCTTTTGATGCAGGATACCGCTGGGGCTTGAAAACAAAATGAAATTACGGCAATATTTTTCCCATGCCCTTCTATATTGGATCGAATTAATATATCATATGTTTGAAGGAGTGATGCCCGAATGGTAAAAAACAAAGAAAACAGAACCAGTCTAGCCGAAATCTTGCAGAAAGTATCGATCGTCCTGATGATACTCATGGTGGCCGCGGGAGTTTTTTTGTTTTTCAAATATCGCCCCACCTACCAGCAGCTTGTAGATTTTACACCCAAGAACCCATGGCTTGGAGCCTTCGTGATCATCGCCATCTATGTTATCAAATCATTCTCACTCTTTATTCCCCTGCCAATATTTTTCCTTGCTGTAGCAATAATCTATGACCCCGTACCGGCCTTCATGATCAACCTTGCCGGGGTCGTCCTCAGCCTTTCACTTCCATACTATATTGGTAAATTCTCGGGCAGCTTGCTCCTGGAAAGGCTTACAACCAAGTATCCCAAAGTCAAGAAAATCGATGAAATAAAAACAGGCAACGAGGTTCTATTGAGCTTCATCCTGAAACTGTCGGGCGTATTTCCATGTGATCTGAGCAGCCTCCTGCTCGGCACCATGAACATCAATTACAGAAAATTCATGATCGGTGCCATTCTCGGTCACCTGCCGCATATCGTGGCCTGGACTTTCCTGGGGGATTCACTCGACCTGAGTTCTCCCCAATTCTATCTGGCCATCGCCGGAATCATCATCGTGATCGTCGGTTCCACCATTATTTACAGGAAAGTGGCCGCCAGGAAAGCTGGCGGAGAAACCGCCGGGACAGATTTCAAGAATTGAGGATTGCAAGATCCGTTCATACCCTGTTCAATTCACTGCTTTTTCAACAACCATCCCGGAAAATGCACTTCCGCATGAATACAAAAACCCGGCATCATCGGTCACAGACACCGCATGATGCCGGGCAATAACATCCCTTGCTGTTACACAGGCTATACCTGGATATCTCCCTTTTTCATCGTCTCGGTAGGCTTGAAAACATCTATGGGGAACTCCTTGTAAAGCTCTTCAAGCTTCTCCAGAAGTGCCGGGTAACCTACCCCCGAAGCGATGGCGAAAGGCCCTATGGGTGTCCCCCCACCGTTGGCCATGGCCAGGTCGATTTCCTGCGGGGTGTCAGCCACACCCTCCTCCAGGAGTTTGGTAGCTTCATTGACCTGAAGGGCCACCAGGTGGTTGGCATCGTACTGTGATGTGGCCTTGTCAAGATCTATTTCAGGCCGACCGGTAGACCAGTCGTAGATTCCTTTACCGGTTTTCTTTCCAAGGTTACCGGCTTTCACATAGGCCATGAGCGCCTCGGAAGGCTCGTAGTCCTTGGAAATTTCCTTGGCAAAATAGATCATGCCGTTCACAGCGATATCGATACCCGCAAAGTCCATCAATTCGAACGGAGCCATGGGCATCATGGCCTTGAAGGCTGCGTCAAATTCTTCCGGTGAAGGCGAACCTTTTTCCAGAATCTTGGAAAGCAGCAGAAGGGTCGGCTCATTGACACGGTTGAAAATAAAGCCGGGTGAATCCTTCTTCACGATCACGGGAACCTTCTTGATGCTTTCTGCCAGATCATAGGCGACCTGGATAGATTCATCGGATGATTTTTCGCCGCGGACGACTTCTACCAGTCTCATCAGCACTGCCGGGTTGAAAAAGTGATATCCGATCACCTTCTCCGGCCTGTTGGTCGCTTTGGCAATATCCGTGATTTTGATATAGGAAGTGTTGGAAGCCAGGATAGCCTGTTCGGGAGCAAACTTGTCAAGATCCGTAAAAACACTTTGCTTGAGATCCAGTTTTTCCGGAACAGCCTCGATCACGAAATCCGCATCCTTCACTGCTTCTTCAATACTGACGGTAGTTGACAGAGATGATAGTGCCTTTTCGTATTCCTCCTCTGACATTCTACCCCTATCCTTGAATCTGTTGAAACTGTCCTTGATCCCGGCCACACCTTTATCCACGAATTCCTGCTCTATATCACGCATGGTTACCGCATAGCCACCCCTTAAAAAGGCAGCCGTGATACCATGCCCCATCGCGCCGGCACCAATTACAGCAATTTTCTTTACATCCTCAGCTTTCATTGTACATCCCTTTCCTTTTTATTTTTTTAAACAGGATTACTGTATCCTCCCCGCTAGCGCCCTTTCCATTGGGGTTCCCGTTTTTCCATGAAAGCGGCTATCCCTTCCTGGAAATCCTCGGTCTGCATCAAGAAACCCAGTGCTTCCTGTTCCAGCTTCAGGCCGGATTCCAGATCTGTATCCATCCCTTTGTTCACAACTGACTTGATCTTGCGCAGCCCCAGTGGAGCCTTTGAAGCCAATTTTTCGGCAAACGCCATTACCGCGCCATCAAGTTCTTCCATGGGCAAAACCTCATCAGCCAGGCCGATTTCCTTGGCCTCCTTGCCATTCACCGTATCCCCTGTCAAGATCATCTTCTTGGCCAGAGGCAGGCCGATCCTCCGTGGGAGTCGCTGGGTGCCACCCCACCCGGGGAGCAGGCCCCGGTTGATTTCGGGCAGGCCAAGCTCGGAGTTCTCGGAAGCGAAAATAAAATCACAGGCCAGCGTGACCTCGCAACCACCACCCAGGGCAACCCCGTTTACCATGGCAATGACGGGCTTCTCATAACTGGCCAGCATTTCCACGATGGGTTCGACGGGGGAGGTTTCCGAGAGATCCCATCCTGCAGAGAAACAGTACCTGATTTCCTCCTTGCCATCTTTCTCCCTGATGCGTGGGTTGCCGGTTATAACCAATACCCTTATCTCATCATCCTCGGCAATCTCTTCAAGAACCTGCTTCACTTCCAGACCCAATGTAGAGTTGATAGCATTGAATCTATGAGGACGGTTCAAGATGATTTTGGCAACATAACCCGACTTCTCGACAATAATTGTTTCAAAACCCATACACATATCACCTGCTTTTATTATTTGATTATTTAATATATTCTACAATTATCACTGATATCCTTCCATTTGAAAACAAAAGCTGGGAAATGGTGCAGATGTTCAGGATTTGCCATTATAATGGAGATAACCCGGCCGGGATCGGAGAGACGCAGATAAAACAGAAAGGGGATGCCTCGATGTTGAAATTCGAGACACCCCTTTTCCTGTCAAACGGATTACTTGCCGATACGGGGCATTCTGGCTCGCCATTTTTCAGAATGGAGAACGAAATCATTCTGGAAGATGAAATTGGTCAGGGCCAGACTCACCCTTTTTTCAAAACGATAAGCGCGTCCGCAGCCACAGCTCCCTGTCCTTCTTCATAAACGATCAGGGGGTTTATATCCAGTTCTTCCAGATCATCCGCATGATCGAGAGCCAATGCGGACAACCCCATCAATATCTCCGTCAATGCTTCGAGATCACGCGGGGGCTGCCCCCTGGCCCCCTTCAGCAAACGAAAACCCCTGATTTCCTCGATCATCTCCTGCGCGTCTTTCATGGAAAGGGGTGCAACTTTCATGGACACATCCTCCAGGATCTCCACAAAAACCCCGCCAAGGCCAAATAAAATCATCGGCCCGAAAACCGGATCCTTTTTTAAACCAACGATCACTTCCATTCCGGGGTTCAGCATTTCCTGAACAAGGACCCCGTCGATCGAGGCATCCTCCCTGTAGCGACGTGCCCGCTCCATTATCTTCGCAAAGCCTTTTTCAATTTCTTCCGCATCATTCATGTTCAGCAATACCCCCCCGGCATCCGATTTATGGAGAATGTCGGGAGATTCAATCTTCAAAGCGACGGGATATCCGATGTTTTCAGCGGCTTTTACCGCTTCTTCGGGCGTTGCAACCAGGACCTCCCTTGTAACCGGAATGCCGTACCCGGCCAGGATGCGCTTGGCCAATGACTCGGTCAGAACCTTCCTTCCCGGCGGGAAAATTTCCTTTTTTTCTTTCAACTTGCAGGCCTGGCGGTAAGATTGCAATTCCTTGTGGGTTGAAGCAAATTCATTGGTGCGTGCATACCATTTGCCAAGATCGGCAATCGCTTGAAGGCCGCTGGGGATATGTTGCAGTACCGGAATACCCGCTTTGATCAGTTCGTCTATCATCGCCAGCCCATAATCATCCTGTGTGGGGAAAGTCATTATTACCAGAGGTTTCCGCGTCTGCCTGTAAACATCTATTATTTTTTTATTTGACTCCGGATTGGGGATATCGATGTTGTAAAAGAAGACACCCACATCCACCAGAGGATCTTCCAGGACCTGTTTTATCGTTTTCTGGAAAAGGTCCGGTATCATCGTTATATGAGAGGTCAGATCGACCGGATTCCGGAATGACCCGTAAGTGGGAAAATATTCGCGCAGC is part of the Bacillota bacterium genome and encodes:
- a CDS encoding phenylacetate--CoA ligase — encoded protein: MWNPEHEMMDREKLDLLQYIRLKNTLERVYRLVPHYRKSFDSKGLEPGDVRQLEDIAILPFTHKDDLREHYPFGLFATDFNEVVRIHSSSGTTGIPVVAGYTRHDLDIWTELMARTLVSAGGNKNSVIHIAYGYGLFTGGLGVHYGAEKIGATVVPISGGQTKRQVRMMKDLGTTLLACTPSYALNIAETITEMNIEPEELNLESGLFGAEPWSNSMRELLEQKLHIDAYDIYGLSEIIGPGVSSECYVQDGLHIHEDHFIPEIIDPLTGEVLPDGTTGELVLTTITKEALPMIRYRTGDITSINRRVCVCGRTHARMSKIAGRTDDMIIVRGVNVFPSQVESILLDIGQTEPHYQLIVDRVGALDTLEVQVEVSQQLFSDKVRGLEELEAVISGEINNLLGITAKIKLVEPKTIHRSEGKAQRVIDRRVFK
- a CDS encoding ACT domain-containing protein, producing MIKQISIFLENKCGRLVKVTQVLGEHKINIRALTIADTSDFGILRIIVDDPDRALEVLKKEGFIVTVTEVVAIEVPDHPGGLARILEYLEGEKINIEYLYSFVEKPAQDALILMRLEDAQKAVKILREKNVNVLDGKRIYSL
- a CDS encoding phenylacetate--CoA ligase; protein product: MQKWQENDYISAADLLALQEHKLSAIVKHASRSPFYKEYFKKEGIDPKKIKKIDDLKSLPFTTKADLRKSYPYGMAAVPMDRIVRIHASSGTTGKPIVMGYTKGDVASWAETVARICVMAGVTPADTVQISFGYGLFTGGFGLHYGLEKLGAMVVPFSSGNTERQLMLMKDFRTTALVSTPSFALYMAEVALEKGIEPSSLGLRLGLFGGELCSDLIREEIQRKWKIRATSNYGLTEVGGPGVSGECEELDGMHILEDCFLAEIIDPETGLSLPDGEAGELVLTPLFKKGFPVIRYRTGDITRFITEPCKCGRSLKRMGHITGRTDDMIIFKGVNIFPSQIEEVLATFNEVSSHYRLIVYRDKDINRDLEVQVELAPEGFSDSFRVMELLENNIRSSLRSSLSVSPRVKLMDPKTLQRTTGKSQRVFVVEGDETLP
- the iorA gene encoding indolepyruvate ferredoxin oxidoreductase subunit alpha, translating into MTGEIMTGNEAIARGAFEAGVTVGTAYPGTPSTEILESLARYPGIECNWSANEKVALEVAIGASLEGARVLAAMKHVGVNVAADPLLTLSYIGVGGGLVLVSADDPGMHSSQNEQDNRHYARFAKIPLLEPSDSQEAKNFVIAAMDISEEYDTPVMLRTTTRISHSRTVVKLGERTTTGNRKYQKKPAKHVMLPGFARQRHPFVEKRLLALANEAEKSPFNRIETGTSNEIGIICSGIVYQYVKEAFPSFPVLKLGFTFPLPVKLIEKFCSEVEKILVIEELDPFMAEQIKAHGIRISGYSLFAPIGELSPEIIHDRISRFQKNVNPASAEAPPEKTIPQRPPILCPGCSHRGIFYTLKKLKLRIVGDIGCYTLAALYPLQAMDTCVCMGASIGMALGMEKANPRTSMQTVAVIGDSTFLHSGITPLIDAVYNDSSITVIILDNSTTGMTGHQEHPGTGTTLQGKKNKAVNIAALCRGLGIERVVETDTSDLDTLRRIIEKEVASRELSVIVYRRPCILKSRTSSDPLHIDPEKCNGCKACLQPGCPSIRFLDGKALIDPGTCTGCGLCRQLCKRDAIGIRKKGGNRGHEKD
- a CDS encoding indolepyruvate oxidoreductase subunit beta, whose protein sequence is MKKIDILVVGVGGQGTILTGKIISQVALHEGMDVKTAETYGMAQRGGSVVTHVRIASRVYSPLIPAGSVDYLLAFEQLEALRYLHLLRPDTTLIINTQALAPPSVLAGRELYPENIPEKIEDRFPQACFVNGLQEESVKENKRVLNVFLVGILASMLPFSAESWKNALGDTVPANFLPMNTDAFDAGYRWGLKTK
- a CDS encoding TVP38/TMEM64 family protein encodes the protein MVKNKENRTSLAEILQKVSIVLMILMVAAGVFLFFKYRPTYQQLVDFTPKNPWLGAFVIIAIYVIKSFSLFIPLPIFFLAVAIIYDPVPAFMINLAGVVLSLSLPYYIGKFSGSLLLERLTTKYPKVKKIDEIKTGNEVLLSFILKLSGVFPCDLSSLLLGTMNINYRKFMIGAILGHLPHIVAWTFLGDSLDLSSPQFYLAIAGIIIVIVGSTIIYRKVAARKAGGETAGTDFKN
- a CDS encoding 3-hydroxyacyl-CoA dehydrogenase family protein; protein product: MKAEDVKKIAVIGAGAMGHGITAAFLRGGYAVTMRDIEQEFVDKGVAGIKDSFNRFKDRGRMSEEEYEKALSSLSTTVSIEEAVKDADFVIEAVPEKLDLKQSVFTDLDKFAPEQAILASNTSYIKITDIAKATNRPEKVIGYHFFNPAVLMRLVEVVRGEKSSDESIQVAYDLAESIKKVPVIVKKDSPGFIFNRVNEPTLLLLSKILEKGSPSPEEFDAAFKAMMPMAPFELMDFAGIDIAVNGMIYFAKEISKDYEPSEALMAYVKAGNLGKKTGKGIYDWSTGRPEIDLDKATSQYDANHLVALQVNEATKLLEEGVADTPQEIDLAMANGGGTPIGPFAIASGVGYPALLEKLEELYKEFPIDVFKPTETMKKGDIQV
- a CDS encoding enoyl-CoA hydratase/isomerase family protein, which translates into the protein MGFETIIVEKSGYVAKIILNRPHRFNAINSTLGLEVKQVLEEIAEDDEIRVLVITGNPRIREKDGKEEIRYCFSAGWDLSETSPVEPIVEMLASYEKPVIAMVNGVALGGGCEVTLACDFIFASENSELGLPEINRGLLPGWGGTQRLPRRIGLPLAKKMILTGDTVNGKEAKEIGLADEVLPMEELDGAVMAFAEKLASKAPLGLRKIKSVVNKGMDTDLESGLKLEQEALGFLMQTEDFQEGIAAFMEKREPQWKGR
- a CDS encoding acetate--CoA ligase family protein; the protein is MATDKNNDLATLDPFFNPRSIAVVGAGRNPKKPNGLTMVMLGVFNYEGKIYPVNPKYDEVYGKKCYASLVEIEEDVDLAIIAVRAELVMGVLEDCARKKVKAVVIFTSGFAEIGSRGKEEQEKISAFARENGIRILGPNCLGINNYYNGSMASFFYNMPQDFVFPHLFSFISQSGGVGWIVYQAIIQLGVGFNYFISSGNEADISFAELLNYLVNRDEVSIVGGYLEGLYREGPLFIEACERAMLDKKLIAMLKVGRTPEGAQAASSHTGALAGEDRVYDAVFKQKGVVRTDTFEEMSALLSIYAAGRIPRGNRIGIITVSGGGGVILADKCPAYGLDVVSLSEETQQGLREYFPTYGSFRNPVDLTSHITMIPDLFQKTIKQVLEDPLVDVGVFFYNIDIPNPESNKKIIDVYRQTRKPLVIMTFPTQDDYGLAMIDELIKAGIPVLQHIPSGLQAIADLGKWYARTNEFASTHKELQSYRQACKLKEKKEIFPPGRKVLTESLAKRILAGYGIPVTREVLVATPEEAVKAAENIGYPVALKIESPDILHKSDAGGVLLNMNDAEEIEKGFAKIMERARRYREDASIDGVLVQEMLNPGMEVIVGLKKDPVFGPMILFGLGGVFVEILEDVSMKVAPLSMKDAQEMIEEIRGFRLLKGARGQPPRDLEALTEILMGLSALALDHADDLEELDINPLIVYEEGQGAVAADALIVLKKG